The Brassica napus cultivar Da-Ae chromosome C1, Da-Ae, whole genome shotgun sequence DNA segment GAGGCGGTGCGAAGGAGTTATAGGgatatttttgggttttttttgttagatttagattttaaacCCGGTTTAGTTTTTGGTACATTATAGTGCTTTTTGCATATTTCAAGTCTGGTTACAATtactaaaaattctattttttaattttctttttttacaatattttccAATTCTATATcccataaaaaaaacaaaattagtaaatcaaaccgaaaaatgtgtcaatatagaaaatattagcTATTCAGTATTACCTAGAATATAAACGTCATAGCACAAGTAAAACGCTGTATTATAATATTCaatggcacaaaaaaattgctattaaatgttcaaaaatccaaaaaaaaactgagttaCAAAAAGGTATTCTATGGCAAAAAACAAatgtcataacaaaatattttatggcaCACGAAAAATgccacataaaatatttaaataacgaAAAGAAATCGCTATAAATAGGTATAATATAACACAGGACCAACGCTATAATATCTGTATATTGTTATAGCACGCGAAAAACGCTACGCTAGGGGGGGGGGTCTATTATAGCTGCGGCTGTCACGACGTTCTTCGAAACGCTATGAAAACGATATGATAGCGTTTATCGGGTGCTATTAATAccgatatttcttgtagtgctgTGGGCTATGAAGTCCACTTCTGGAATGATGGTACTTTCACAGAGATTGCCAAGGCCCTGGGAAAAAAAGCTAACGTTGGATTCAAAACGAGCAAAAATCCAAGTTTCCATTAACGTGGATAACCCCTTACAATTTGAAAGGAGATTTGGTTTTCCCAATGGTGATATAGGGAGGATAACGTTTGTGTATGACGGTCTCCATCGTTATTGCTTCAACTGTAAACATATCTCTCATGATGAGAACTCGTGTCCGTTACTGACGGAGAAAGAACGTGAACACATGAGACTTCAACGTCTCGATCAGAATATCAACAGTGAAAAGAATCTTCAGCTCGAGCCTCCGAGGGGAGCCAATGAGAACAGAACTAAGCGGCCGAGATCGCCCACCAATGATCGCAACATACGATCAAACCTGCCACTGAGATTTAGGATGGAAGAAGGGAGAGAGGAAAAGAGACAATGTCATGCCCACCATGGTCTGAAAGATCACCCTAACTCGTATTATGGAGTCTCGAAAAAGAGTTCTAATCATCGTTACCCCCGTGAATCGGGTAGAGATGCTGGCCGACGTACGAATGTCTTGAATAGGATCGAACAGCCTCAAGAACCCCGGGATTCTGGCTCAATGCCACGACATAACTCCTCTTTGAACCATAATGCCAGAGTGCGTAACGGATCAAGGGACCATAGGAATCATACGAGCTCGTACCAAAGAGAGTGGAGACCCCACACCCACTTAGGAACACACCACAATGGGGAACACCGAAACTCCGCTATAAGAGCTTCTGGTGAAAGTGGTCTCTCTGGCTCCCTCTTGGATTCTCAGAGAACCATCTCGGAGAACCTAAATGATCTCGAAGCTGGTGAAATTCCTAGACAGGAAGATGCATAACAGATGGAACGCCGACGTCTCAAAGGAAAAGGTATAGCCACGGCGACCCCTacttcaaaagaaaaagatcgTCAAGCCCGGAATTCTTTCATCACTCTAGCTCCTCTCTCCATTCATGAACCCAATGAACGCATCCAGTCAACCGTGGCAAGGTATGTCGCACCAGAACCTAGGAAATCTCTTCCCCGCGTGGAAGCGAATAAAGACCTAAATGATATGGAGATAGACAAGGTTGATGAGGCAGCTCTGGAGGCAATGGTATTGACTGAAGATGACTTGGAAAATCTAGAGAAGTCTGTAAAGGAATTTGAAGGTCTCGAAATGGATGATGAAATGATTGATAAAGATGATCTGCTTGGAGAAACACCGGACAGGGATGCAGAACAGATATATGCTCTAACTCAACTATCTCCAGTACATGCTGAGGATCAAGAGGAGCCGCAAGACGGCAGGAACAAATCGACGGATAGGAAGAGGAGTAATGTTACAACAAGCCGCAAGGATAAAACGGCAGCTCGAAACTTTGATACGGAAATCACGGTGCCAGCTCAAGACCCAAAA contains these protein-coding regions:
- the LOC125580757 gene encoding uncharacterized protein LOC125580757 isoform X1 codes for the protein MKSTSGMMVLSQRLPRPWEKKLTLDSKRAKIQVSINVDNPLQFERRFGFPNGDIGRITFVYDGLHRYCFNCKHISHDENSCPLLTEKEREHMRLQRLDQNINSEKNLQLEPPRGANENRTKRPRSPTNDRNIRSNLPLRFRMEEGREEKRQCHAHHGLKDHPNSYYGVSKKSSNHRYPRESGRDAGRRTNVLNRIEQPQEPRDSGSMPRHNSSLNHNARVRNGSRDHRNHTSSYQREWRPHTHLGTHHNGEHRNSAIRASGESGLSGSLLDSQRTISENLNDLEAGEIPRQEDA
- the LOC125580757 gene encoding uncharacterized protein LOC125580757 isoform X2 codes for the protein MERRRLKGKGIATATPTSKEKDRQARNSFITLAPLSIHEPNERIQSTVARYVAPEPRKSLPRVEANKDLNDMEIDKVDEAALEAMVLTEDDLENLEKSVKEFEGLEMDDEMIDKDDLLGETPDRDAEQIYALTQLSPVHAEDQEEPQDGRNKSTDRKRSNVTTSRKDKTAARNFDTEITVPAQDPKPKGVLKRRVPKSPDAKGSKASKKLNAARGRSSPKGKPGTKAGKPLAQSSRAISRHEMLPSVSSKNSLSLSGSVVSQKPPSKRI